One Ricinus communis isolate WT05 ecotype wild-type chromosome 7, ASM1957865v1, whole genome shotgun sequence genomic region harbors:
- the LOC8262872 gene encoding patatin-like protein 5 isoform X1, translating to MPLEEEKVLCSHGDASGIICKLANKRSKSRTMQNEKNGFLKEPLLGMADKDKELDGEHARIADYFDVIAGTSTGGLIATMLTAPDENQRPLFMAKDIVPFYLKHSPKIFPQSYDMIMGMNALVGPKYDGKYLRKLLRKIFGARRLNETVTRVVIPTFDIQLLQPAVFSTFEAETDASKNALLSDVCISTSSAPTYFPAYHFRTKDSEGNDREFHLVDGGIAANNPALLAMKPTGIVFPGDPASLPAQTLHYGKYVVLSLGTGTSKVEKKYSAKMAAKWGILGWLYRDGHSPLVDAFTYASGDMVDLHMSLIFRSIRCEHNYLRIQNDTLRGDTSSTDKATKKNLEDLVKIGEDILQKPVSRVNKDSGIFEPVENEGTNEEALTRFAKVLSEERKLRRQKFKLCQPSSVNY from the exons ATGCCcttagaagaagagaaagtgCTTTGCTCCCATGGTGATGCGTCTGGGATCATTTGCAAATTGGCAAATAAAAGATCAAAGAGTCGTACAATGCAAAATGAAAAGAATGGCTTCTTAAAGGAGCCTCTGCTGGGCATGGCCGATAAAGATAAA GAATTGGATGGTGAACATGCTCGAATTGCAGATTACTTCGACGTAATAGCAGGAACTAGCACAGGAGGTCTAATTGCTACCATGTTGACAGCTCCTGACGAAAACCAGCGCCCCTTATTCATGGCAAAAGACATAGTTCCCTTCTATTTAAAGCATTCTCCTAAAATATTTCCTCAGTCATA TGACATGATTATGGGAATGAATGCTTTGGTTGGACCAAAGTACGATGGTAAGTACCTTAGGAAGCTACTTCGAAAAATATTTGGAGCTCGAAGGTTAAACGAGACTGTCACTCGTGTAGTTATACCTACATTTGATATCCAATTACTTCAACCTGCCGTCTTCTCAACCTTCGAG GCAGAGACTGATGCATCAAAGAATGCTTTGTTATCTGATGTTTGCATCAGTACTTCGTCAGCTCCAACTTATTTTCCAGCTTATCACTTCAGGACTAAAGATTCTGAAGGAAATGATAGGGAATTCCACCTTGTGGATGGGGGTATAGCAgcaaataaccct GCGTTGCTGGCTATGAAACCTACCGGAATAGTCTTCCCAGGCGATCCAGCTTCATTGCCAGCACAAACCCTACACTATGGAAAGTATGTGGTGCTTTCCTTAGGCACTGGTACTTCAAAAGTGGAGAAAAAATACAGTGCAAAAATGGCAGCAAAATGGGGAATCCTTGGGTGGCTGTATCGAGATGGTCATTCTCCATTAGTGGATGCCTTTACTTATGCAAGTGGCGATATGGTTGACCTTCACATGTCCTTAATTTTCCGATCCATTAGATGTGAACACAACTACCTTCGTATCCAG AACGACACATTGAGGGGAGACACATCTTCAACAGACAAAGCAACCAAGAAGAATTTGGAGGATCTTGTAAAAATTGGTGAAGATATTTTGCAAAAGCCAGTTTCAAGAGTTAACAAAGATAGTGGGATTTTTGAACCAGTTGAAAACGAAGGAACTAATGAAGAAGCTCTCACCAG ATTTGCAAAAGTGCTATCAGAAGAGAGGAAACTCCGGAGGCAGAAATTTAAGCTTTGTCAGCCGAGCTCTGTTAATTATTAA
- the LOC8262872 gene encoding patatin-like protein 5 isoform X2, producing MTSRSLSAEINPSTYGERITVLSIDGGGIRGIIPGTILSFLESKLQELDGEHARIADYFDVIAGTSTGGLIATMLTAPDENQRPLFMAKDIVPFYLKHSPKIFPQSYDMIMGMNALVGPKYDGKYLRKLLRKIFGARRLNETVTRVVIPTFDIQLLQPAVFSTFEAETDASKNALLSDVCISTSSAPTYFPAYHFRTKDSEGNDREFHLVDGGIAANNPALLAMKPTGIVFPGDPASLPAQTLHYGKYVVLSLGTGTSKVEKKYSAKMAAKWGILGWLYRDGHSPLVDAFTYASGDMVDLHMSLIFRSIRCEHNYLRIQNDTLRGDTSSTDKATKKNLEDLVKIGEDILQKPVSRVNKDSGIFEPVENEGTNEEALTRFAKVLSEERKLRRQKFKLCQPSSVNY from the exons ATGACCTCACGTAGCCTGAGTGCTGAAATCAACCCATCAACATATGGCGAAAGAATCACAGTTCTAAGCATTGATGGGGGAGGCATTAGAGGGATTATTCCAGGAACAATTCTCAGTTTCCTAGAATCCAAATTACAA GAATTGGATGGTGAACATGCTCGAATTGCAGATTACTTCGACGTAATAGCAGGAACTAGCACAGGAGGTCTAATTGCTACCATGTTGACAGCTCCTGACGAAAACCAGCGCCCCTTATTCATGGCAAAAGACATAGTTCCCTTCTATTTAAAGCATTCTCCTAAAATATTTCCTCAGTCATA TGACATGATTATGGGAATGAATGCTTTGGTTGGACCAAAGTACGATGGTAAGTACCTTAGGAAGCTACTTCGAAAAATATTTGGAGCTCGAAGGTTAAACGAGACTGTCACTCGTGTAGTTATACCTACATTTGATATCCAATTACTTCAACCTGCCGTCTTCTCAACCTTCGAG GCAGAGACTGATGCATCAAAGAATGCTTTGTTATCTGATGTTTGCATCAGTACTTCGTCAGCTCCAACTTATTTTCCAGCTTATCACTTCAGGACTAAAGATTCTGAAGGAAATGATAGGGAATTCCACCTTGTGGATGGGGGTATAGCAgcaaataaccct GCGTTGCTGGCTATGAAACCTACCGGAATAGTCTTCCCAGGCGATCCAGCTTCATTGCCAGCACAAACCCTACACTATGGAAAGTATGTGGTGCTTTCCTTAGGCACTGGTACTTCAAAAGTGGAGAAAAAATACAGTGCAAAAATGGCAGCAAAATGGGGAATCCTTGGGTGGCTGTATCGAGATGGTCATTCTCCATTAGTGGATGCCTTTACTTATGCAAGTGGCGATATGGTTGACCTTCACATGTCCTTAATTTTCCGATCCATTAGATGTGAACACAACTACCTTCGTATCCAG AACGACACATTGAGGGGAGACACATCTTCAACAGACAAAGCAACCAAGAAGAATTTGGAGGATCTTGTAAAAATTGGTGAAGATATTTTGCAAAAGCCAGTTTCAAGAGTTAACAAAGATAGTGGGATTTTTGAACCAGTTGAAAACGAAGGAACTAATGAAGAAGCTCTCACCAG ATTTGCAAAAGTGCTATCAGAAGAGAGGAAACTCCGGAGGCAGAAATTTAAGCTTTGTCAGCCGAGCTCTGTTAATTATTAA